In the Ascochyta rabiei chromosome 17, complete sequence genome, one interval contains:
- a CDS encoding Mannosyl-oligosaccharide 1,2-alpha-mannosidase, producing the protein MFRMRRYRVFLVFAVITVFALYRFSTSGATWREAASSAAGRLEDAAEDAVQFMHKPNLVAQETRKFEVDVPAATKKTPLQTPPPPPPLPTPPPPPAAPLNPPAGRKSSSAAPASSPVAIPKLPQQHLPTVPVPAPGQPHGQPANAIQPESMSVEPVHWSKLPENFPVPSQSMIKLPAGTSKPIKRIQFDFKPESPAARAERSAKLDAIRNVFKKSWKGYRELAWEHDELKPVSGEFKDPFAGWRATLVDALDTLWIMGLKEEFADAVKAVATIDFTTTSRADIPLFETTIRYLGGLLAAYDVSGKQYEILLDKAVELAELLYSAFDTPNRMPETYYYWRSQFAANAHRASSRVVLAEIGSLSMEFTRLAQLTGDNKYYDAVARITDHLEEFQNNTRLPGMWPIYLDASGCKMVAIDVPAQVPLNVPLEDVPTAEVESPTPVPTPTPTEHLSPDGKKMIPLDLPDPIVLTPNGVNPTWVPPKEGLEDPMLAALGSGAKMSALSALGRRQLDLDSRTPPKKASDLEADLLALQKGNTDRIQFDAASSTGPAVPAAPTCSPQGFASTLDYGSEEYTLGGMSDSTYEYLPKQWLLLGGQIEKYRTMYEWSMDVVKEHLIFRPMLPQGNDVLYSGKFNVHSSKDEPLVGDLQPENAHLTCFAGGMFGMGAKLFDRPEDLEIAKKLTDGCIYGYDMTVTGIMPEAYDAVLCDSRKECPWNETLYHELLDPRSDWRLENYQEQLQQYQIQLVSASSWYEEQMALYTAAPAPIENPIVAALPTPIPSYVYADTLDKRQMIDLLDDATHVNIEDTPGVPARPANPSPPAAVRSPAVPLNQNHESVMGGESEEGEGPPTRVQPSPAIPELAEPSRTMPAFPYLYSPVVPFTHKEYVKNRIEEERLPEGVVRIGSKNYILRPEAIESVWYMYRITGEAHWREAGWRMFEAVIKATTTEFGNSAIDDVTKTTPELNDSMESFWLAETLKYFYLLFADESLVSLDEWVLNTEAHPFRRPA; encoded by the exons GCTCTACAGGTTCAGCACGTCAGGTGCAACGTGGCGGGAAGCTGCGTCGAGTGCGGCTGGCCGGCTAGAGGATGCAGCTGAAGACGCCGTGCAGTTCATGCACAAGCCCAACCTTGTCGCGCAGGAGACGCGCAAGTTCGAGGTCGACGTGCCCGCCGCGACGAAGAAGACGCCCTTGCaaacaccgccgccgccaccgccactgccaacgccaccgccaccgcccgCCGCGCCCCTGAACCCTCCTGCTGGCAGGAAGTCGTCGTCGGCAGCGCCCGCGTCGAGTCCCGTCGCGATACCAAAGCTGCCGCAGCAGCACCTTCCAACGGTCCCTGTCCCTGCACCGGGACAGCCACACGGCCAGCCGGCCAACGCCATCCAGCCAGAATCGATGAGCGTCGAACCGGTGCATTGGTCGAAACTGCCTGAGAACTTCCCCGTCCCCTCGCAGTCAATGATCAAGCTCCCAGCTGGCACGTCGAAACCGATCAAGAGGATACAATTCGACTTCAAGCCCGAATCGCCTGCGGCGCGAGCAGAGAGAAGCGCAAAACTCGACGCAATCAGGAACGTGTTCAAGAAGTCCTGGAAGGGCTACAGAGAGCTTGCCTGGGAGCATGATGAGCTCAAGCCCGTCTCTGGTGAATTCAAAGACCCGTTCGCCGGCTGGCGTGCGACACTGGTGGATGCGCTGGACACACTATGGATCATGGGGCTGAAAGAGGAGTTTGCAGATGCAGTCAAGGCCGTTGCCACAATCGACTTCACGACGACCTCGCGCGCCGACATTCCGCTGTTCGAGACGACAATCCGCTATCTCGGCGGGCTGCTGGCAGCGTACGACGTCAGTGGGAAGCAGTACGAAATTCTCCTCGACAAGGCCGTGGAGCTTGCCGAGCTTCTGTACAGCGCGTTTGACACGCCGAACCGCATGCCCGAGACGTATTACTATTGGAGATCGCAGTTTGCAGCCAATGCTCACCGCGCGAGCAGTCGCGTGGTCCTGGCTGAAATCGGATCGCTGTCCATGGAGTTCACCAGGCTGGCGCAGCTCACTGGGGACAACAAGTACTATGACGCAGTTGCGCGCATTACCGATCATCTCGAGGAGTTTCAAAACAACACTAGATTGCCGGGCATGTGGCCGATCTACCTTGACGCCTCAGGCTGCAAGATGGTGGCTATTGATGTGCCGGCGCAGGTACCTTTGAACGTTCCCCTGGAAGACGTTCCCACAGCAGAGGTCGAGTCACCGACGCCTGTGCCCACGCCTACACCGACCGAGCACCTTTCGCCAGACGGCAAGAAGATGATCCCGCTCGACCTGCCAGATCCCATCGTGCTCACACCAAACGGGGTAAACCCAACATGGGTACCACCAAAAGAGGGCTTGGAGGATCCAATGCTTGCAGCACTTGGGTCGGGTGCTAAGATGTCCGCACTGTCTGCTTTGGGGCGGCGACAGCTGGATCTGGATTCGAGGACCCCACCGAAGAAGGCGAGTGACTTGGAAGCTGACTTGCTTGCGCTCCAAAAAGGCAACACGGATAGGATTCAGTTTGATGCGGCTTCGTCAACTGGCCCAGCCGTACCTGCAGCCCCCACGTGCAGTCCGCAAGGTTTCGCTTCAACGTTAGACTACGGCAGCGAGGAGTACACGCTTGGCGGTATGTCTGACTCCACATACGAGTATCTTCCCAAGCAGTGGCTGCTTCTCGGTGGCCAGATCGAAAAGTATCGCACAATGTACGAATGGTCCATGGATGTTGTCAAAGAGCATCTGATCTTCCGCCCTATGCTTCCCCAAGGTAACGACGTCCTTTATTCCGGCAAGTTCAACGTGCATTCCTCCAAAGACGAACCGCTCGTAGGCGACCTCCAACCCGAGAACGCGCATCTGACATGTTTCGCCGGCGGTATGTTTGGCATGGGCGCCAAACTCTTCGACCGTCCGGAAGACCTCGAGATTGCGAAGAAGCTTACAGATGGCTGTATATACGGCTACGACATGACGGTAACAGGCATCATGCCTGAAGCTTACGACGCCGTACTGTGCGATAGTAGGAAAGAGTGTCCCTGGAATGAGACATTGTATCACGAACTGCTCGACCCCCGCTCGGACTGGCGTCTGGAAAACTATCAGGAGCAGCTGCAGCAGTATCAGATTCAGCTTGTTTCCGCTTCGTCGTGGTACGAGGAACAGATGGCATTGTATACTGCTGCACCTGCCCCAATCGAGAATCCTATCGTCGCGGCACTGCCAACTCCAATACCTTCCTACGTCTACGCAGACACCCTCGACAAGCGCCAAATGATAGATCTTTTGGACGACGCTACACATGTTAACATCGAAGACACACCAGGCGTGCCAGCTAGACCTGCGAATCCCTCGCCTCCAGCTGCCGTCAGATCTCCCGCCGTACCTCTGAATCAGAACCACGAGTCAGTCATGGGCGGTGAGTCTGAGGAGGGCGAAGGCCCACCCACACGTGTGCAACCTTCTCCCGCCATTCCCGAACTCGCAGAGCCGAGTCGCACGATGCCTGCTTTCCCATACTTGTACTCGCCTGTCGTGCCGTTCACGCACAAGGAGTACGTCAAGAACCGCATCGAGGAAGAACGCCTGCCCGAAGGTGTGGTTAGGATTGGGAGCAAGAACTATATCCTACG ACCTGAAGCCATCGAAAGCGTATGGTACATGTACCGTATCACTGGCGAGGCGCACTGGCGAGAAGCGGGCTGGCGCATGTTCGAAGCCGTCATCAAAGCCACGACGACAGAATTCGGCAACAGCGCCATCGACGATGTGACCAAGACGACCCCGGAGCTAAACGATAGCATGGAGAGCTTCTGGCTCGCGGAGACGCTCAAGTACTTTTACCTGCTGTTTGCGGATGAGTCGCTGGTCAGCTTGGATGAGTGGGTGTTGAACACCGAGGCGCATCCTTTCAGACGACCTGCATAG